The proteins below come from a single Saccharophagus degradans 2-40 genomic window:
- a CDS encoding fibronectin type III domain-containing protein, with amino-acid sequence MKFDIKVALLLLASTTFTACGGAPGQNDSDSLVPKNQPDLDVDTPEPQPEPQPEPQPEPQPEPQPEPQPEPQPEPQPEPQPEPQPEPQPEPQPEPQPEPQPEPQPEPQPEPQPEPQPEPQPEPQPEPQPEPQPEPEPQAKVTATISWDIPEERENGADLLLSEIGGYEIIYRKTDTQVYESIVIEMQTQTEYELTNLDAGEYEFLIAAFDADGLYSDFSDPTLTTLGNTN; translated from the coding sequence GTGAAATTCGATATCAAAGTAGCTTTACTGCTTTTAGCTAGCACAACATTTACGGCCTGCGGCGGTGCGCCCGGCCAAAATGACAGCGATAGCTTAGTACCCAAAAACCAGCCAGACTTGGATGTCGATACCCCTGAACCACAACCAGAGCCTCAACCTGAACCACAGCCTGAGCCACAGCCTGAGCCGCAGCCTGAACCACAGCCTGAGCCGCAGCCTGAGCCGCAGCCTGAACCACAGCCAGAACCGCAACCAGAGCCACAACCTGAGCCACAGCCAGAGCCACAGCCAGAACCACAACCTGAACCACAGCCAGAACCGCAACCTGAACCACAGCCAGAACCACAGCCAGAACCGCAACCAGAGCCGCAACCTGAACCACAGCCTGAGCCGCAGCCAGAACCTGAGCCACAGGCAAAAGTGACAGCGACTATTTCTTGGGATATTCCAGAAGAGCGTGAAAATGGTGCAGATTTACTTTTAAGCGAAATAGGCGGGTATGAAATTATTTACCGCAAAACGGATACACAGGTTTACGAATCCATAGTAATTGAAATGCAAACCCAAACTGAATACGAGCTAACCAATTTAGATGCAGGGGAATATGAGTTTTTGATCGCTGCGTTTGATGCCGATGGCCTATACAGTGACTTTTCTGACCCAACACTAACAACTTTAGGCAATACCAACTAG
- a CDS encoding fibronectin type III domain-containing protein, with protein sequence MHPVKTLIVVLLATVVLSACQKEEEESLVNKGSPEIDLPTIPDVDSPTSPSTPQAPSQPTTPVNSFTVSISWDIPRERVNGEELLLSEIGGYEIAYKRTVDESYSIVIVDNQNSQTQELTGLPAGHYEFLIAAFDSLGIYSDYSDPTFADIGN encoded by the coding sequence ATGCATCCTGTTAAAACACTCATAGTTGTACTCTTAGCAACTGTTGTATTGAGCGCTTGCCAGAAAGAAGAAGAGGAATCCTTAGTAAACAAAGGGTCGCCCGAGATAGATTTGCCAACTATCCCTGATGTAGACTCGCCAACATCGCCAAGCACGCCGCAAGCACCTAGCCAACCAACCACCCCCGTAAACTCATTTACGGTATCAATTAGCTGGGACATTCCAAGAGAAAGGGTAAATGGCGAGGAATTGCTTTTAAGCGAAATTGGTGGCTATGAAATAGCCTATAAGCGCACGGTTGATGAGAGCTATTCGATTGTTATTGTCGATAACCAGAACAGTCAGACCCAAGAGCTAACAGGTTTACCCGCTGGCCATTATGAGTTTCTTATTGCCGCTTTTGATTCGCTAGGTATATATAGCGACTACAGCGACCCTACCTTTGCCGATATTGGTAATTAA
- the hpaR gene encoding homoprotocatechuate degradation operon regulator HpaR — protein sequence MTTQSETLPILLLRAREKAISYVRPVLADLDLTEQQWRVIRALFMHEALNTQQLAESTCILGPSLSRILAKLDSDGVIVRKADAADQRVVNIRLSAKGKRTHQRIFKSMSKQYQQFSSDMGAAKVEKLNNLLMEFVGQVD from the coding sequence ATGACAACCCAAAGCGAAACTCTACCCATATTGTTATTGCGCGCTAGGGAGAAAGCGATATCGTACGTGCGGCCAGTACTCGCCGACTTGGATCTCACCGAACAGCAGTGGCGAGTCATTCGCGCACTCTTTATGCACGAAGCGCTGAACACCCAGCAGTTGGCAGAGTCTACCTGCATTCTGGGGCCAAGCTTGTCGCGCATTTTGGCTAAGCTGGATTCTGATGGGGTAATAGTGCGTAAAGCAGATGCAGCGGACCAACGTGTAGTAAATATACGCTTGTCTGCTAAAGGTAAACGAACTCACCAGCGTATATTTAAAAGCATGTCCAAGCAGTATCAGCAGTTTAGTAGCGATATGGGGGCAGCGAAGGTGGAGAAACTGAACAACCTGCTTATGGAATTTGTAGGGCAGGTCGATTAG
- a CDS encoding LamG domain-containing protein, with protein sequence MNSLFSKLPLLALTAVLFAGCSGGSGQDVQTNVNQDVSDEDTGIVYNGPSPSTDDVQNFKLNVWDKLAGEDRCGACHVAGGQSPQFVRADDINLAYQAANTIVDLSAPALSRMVTKVGGGHQCWRPELSVCADTITNFIASWANDSGAEVNEIILTAPPEREVVDSKSFPDTPDTFISTVYPLLVENCASCHAEEGNPQQRPYFGSKDHDVAYGSAKSKINLDSPAESRFYVRLASEGHNCWPNEDNPAQDSCAYSSGEMLTALEAFSNGIAVTEVDPALHTSRALRLEIEGIVASSGGRYESDVIALYQFKAGEGSPMAFDTSGVEPALDLTLSGNYAWEGNWGVSFDGGKAQGSTSGSQKLHRLITATGEYSVEAWVVPGNVAQDGPARIVTYSGGSDATNFTLGQTIYNYDFLTRGENFGADGMPGLSTPNADEVLQATLQHVVVNYDLLDGRSIYVNGELVADDPEAAGHLNDWDDTFALAVGNEVDNQQMWQGTVRFLAVHSRVLTPEQIVSNYDAGVGEKFFMLFGVSHLIDVPSAYVAFEAQQFDSYSYLFSEPFFISLDPAATIPGDIAIEGIHIGINGKEAPIGQAFANVAVTINSENYSPDGVPMSALGALIPLEKGAAEDDFFLTFDRIGERTYTRVDDTVLPEPTETNIAEQADIGLRIFGEINATLANLTGVDSATPSVAAVYELVRQQLPVSEQIEGFLAAHQAGVMQLSVAYCTELVSDSSARASYFPGFNFGGSLDSGSRDLIVDPLLAGLTAAQVNVDGEMQTLATQPDVATLKTHLYNLINDMSSADTQTAVIAVCAAAGGSAVMLLQ encoded by the coding sequence ATGAATAGCCTTTTTTCTAAATTGCCTTTGCTCGCTTTAACCGCAGTTTTGTTTGCCGGTTGTAGTGGTGGCAGCGGCCAAGATGTACAGACCAACGTAAACCAAGATGTAAGCGACGAAGATACCGGCATTGTGTATAACGGCCCTTCGCCAAGCACCGACGACGTACAAAACTTTAAATTAAATGTATGGGATAAACTTGCCGGTGAAGATCGCTGCGGGGCCTGTCACGTTGCCGGCGGCCAATCGCCACAGTTCGTGCGCGCCGATGACATCAACTTGGCTTATCAAGCTGCCAATACCATTGTGGATTTATCTGCACCGGCGTTATCGCGCATGGTGACGAAAGTGGGTGGCGGTCACCAATGCTGGCGCCCAGAACTAAGCGTGTGTGCCGACACCATTACCAACTTTATAGCCTCCTGGGCTAACGACTCGGGTGCGGAAGTGAACGAAATCATTCTAACTGCACCGCCAGAGCGCGAAGTGGTGGATAGTAAGTCGTTCCCCGATACGCCAGACACCTTTATTAGTACGGTTTATCCGCTGTTAGTAGAAAACTGCGCTTCGTGTCACGCGGAAGAAGGTAACCCACAGCAGCGCCCCTATTTTGGCAGTAAAGATCACGATGTTGCTTACGGTTCGGCTAAATCGAAAATTAATTTAGATTCACCGGCGGAGTCGCGCTTTTATGTGCGCCTTGCCAGCGAAGGGCACAACTGTTGGCCGAATGAAGATAACCCAGCGCAAGACAGCTGTGCATACAGCTCTGGCGAAATGCTAACCGCCTTAGAGGCGTTTAGTAACGGTATTGCCGTTACAGAAGTAGACCCAGCGTTACATACCAGCCGTGCATTGCGTTTAGAAATTGAGGGTATTGTGGCCAGTAGTGGCGGTCGTTATGAGTCCGATGTGATTGCCCTTTATCAATTTAAAGCTGGCGAAGGCTCGCCCATGGCTTTTGATACCAGTGGTGTAGAGCCTGCGCTCGATCTGACGCTTTCCGGTAACTATGCATGGGAAGGAAACTGGGGTGTGTCGTTCGACGGCGGTAAAGCTCAGGGCTCAACAAGCGGTAGCCAAAAACTACACCGCTTAATTACAGCTACTGGCGAATACTCTGTAGAAGCGTGGGTAGTGCCTGGCAACGTTGCTCAAGATGGCCCTGCGCGTATCGTCACCTATTCTGGTGGTAGCGACGCAACCAACTTTACCCTCGGGCAAACCATATATAACTACGACTTCCTTACGCGCGGTGAAAACTTTGGCGCCGATGGCATGCCGGGGTTATCCACCCCCAATGCCGATGAAGTATTGCAAGCCACACTGCAGCACGTGGTGGTTAACTATGACCTGCTCGACGGCCGTTCAATTTACGTGAATGGCGAGCTAGTGGCTGACGACCCAGAAGCGGCAGGTCACTTGAATGATTGGGACGATACCTTCGCGCTTGCCGTAGGCAACGAAGTAGACAACCAACAAATGTGGCAGGGCACGGTGCGTTTTTTGGCAGTGCACAGTCGCGTACTTACGCCAGAACAAATTGTTTCGAATTACGATGCTGGTGTGGGTGAAAAATTCTTTATGCTGTTTGGCGTGTCGCATTTAATTGATGTGCCAAGCGCCTATGTGGCGTTCGAGGCACAGCAGTTTGATTCGTACAGTTACTTATTTAGCGAGCCATTCTTTATAAGCTTGGACCCAGCCGCAACCATACCGGGTGATATTGCTATTGAAGGTATCCACATAGGTATAAACGGCAAAGAGGCGCCAATCGGTCAGGCGTTTGCGAATGTAGCGGTAACCATTAACAGCGAAAATTACAGCCCCGATGGTGTGCCCATGTCTGCGCTTGGTGCGCTTATTCCTTTAGAAAAAGGCGCAGCGGAAGACGACTTCTTCCTTACCTTTGATCGCATTGGTGAGCGTACCTATACCCGCGTAGACGATACCGTTTTGCCGGAGCCTACAGAGACCAATATTGCAGAGCAAGCAGATATTGGCCTGCGTATTTTTGGTGAAATAAATGCAACTTTGGCCAACTTAACGGGCGTAGATAGCGCCACGCCTTCGGTTGCAGCGGTGTATGAATTAGTGCGCCAGCAATTGCCAGTATCCGAGCAAATTGAAGGTTTCTTGGCAGCGCATCAAGCCGGTGTCATGCAGCTTTCGGTTGCTTACTGCACCGAGTTAGTTTCCGACAGCTCTGCGCGTGCCAGTTACTTCCCCGGGTTTAATTTTGGTGGCAGTTTAGATTCTGGCTCTAGAGATCTTATTGTCGACCCTCTATTGGCAGGCCTAACTGCAGCACAGGTAAATGTAGATGGCGAAATGCAAACCCTCGCCACCCAGCCGGATGTGGCAACCTTAAAAACGCATCTGTACAACTTAATCAATGATATGTCATCAGCTGATACCCAAACTGCGGTTATCGCTGTGTGTGCTGCCGCAGGTGGTAGCGCCGTGATGTTATTGCAATAA